The window AATTTCTTTGTTCATCGAGTTTAGGCACCTTGAGCTCGATGACTTCTTTCACTGCAAATCCACTAGGAATATGTTGCATCTCTTCATCATTTAACTGGCCTTTAAGGGCATAAAACTGCCCATGTTCGGCGGGTAAATGATGGCACCAAGTCAGCATATCTTGGATTGAAGCAAATGCACGACTTAATACGCCGTCGAATTTTTGCTCAGGTTGATAAGCTTCTACGCGGCTTTCAACTGAGCTGATGTTATGAATGCCTAATTCAAAGGACACTTGTTTTTGAAAACGAATGCGTTTACCTAAGCTGTCCAATAACACAAATTGTTTATCGGGATTCATAATCGCTAACGGGATCCCAGGTAAACCGGGTCCTGTGCCCACATCGATAAAACGTTCACCTTGCAGATGTTTTGAAACCACTAAGCTGTCCATGATATGACGGATCAACATGGCTTCGGGATCTCTCACCGATGTCAGGTTATAGGCTTTATTCCATTTGTTGAGCATGCCAACAAAATCAATTAGTTGTTTTTTTTGCTCGGCGGTTGCGGGCAAATTAATTTCGGCTAAATAAGCCTCTAACTGGGCAGATAACACTGAGCAACCTCAACAAAGATACGATTATGAACGCGAAGGCTATTATGAAGCCCGAAAACGATGAAGGGAAGCCTGAATGCTTCCCTTCTATGACCTAAGCAGCGATTAAGCTAGCTTTTACGCACTCTTACGTAATAAGCCACGCTTTTTGAGGTGAACCAACAAAATTGAAATAGCCGCAGGGGTAATACCAGAGATCCGTGACGCTTGGCCTATGGTTTCTGGTTTGTGGTTATTTAACTTAGCAATCACTTCGTTCGACAAGCCTGGTACTTCTTTGTAATCGAGCGTCAAAGGTAAACCTGTGTTCTCATTACGCACGGCTTTGTTGATCTCTTCCTGCTGGCGTTGAATATAACCAGAGTACTTCACTTGGATCTGAACTTGTTCAGCTGCTTGTGGATCTTCAAGCCCAGGACCAAAACCTTCAATCTGCATTAACTTGCTGTAATCCATTTCTGGACGACGCAGTAATTCTTCAAATGACGCTTCGCGAGAGATAGGCGTATTCAAATGTGGGTTTAACGCATGGATCAAAGGCGAATTTGGATGTACCCATTGGCAACGTAGCCTTTGCAGTTCAAGTTCAATGGATTCTAGCTTCTCACTAAATGCTGCCCAGCGAGCGTCGTCGACTAAACCGAGTTCGCGACCTTTTGCCGTTAAGCGAATGTCGGCGTTATCTTCACGGAGTAACAAACGGTATTCGGCACGGCTAGTAAACATGCGGTACGGTTCTTTGGTACCCAGAGTCGACAGATCGTCAACCAGTACTCCAAGATACGCTTCATCGCGACGTGGACACCAAGCTTCTTTGCCTTGCACTTGCAGCGACGCATTCATGCCCGCTAATAAACCTTGAGCACCGGCTTCTTCATAACCGGTTGTGCCGTTTATTTGGCCAGCGAAGAATAACCCATTGATCGCTTTGGTTTCTAATGAGTTTTTCAGATCCCTTGGATCGAAATAATCATATTCGATCGCATAACCTGGACGCATGATTTCTGCGTTTTCCATGCCCTTGATCGAACGTACTAAATTCAGCTGTACATCGAAAGGTAAGCTGGTCGAGATCCCGTTAGGGTAGATCTCATTGGTATTTAACCCTTCAGGTTCGATAAAGATCTGATGCGAAGATTTATCTGCAAAGCGATGGATCTTGTCTTCAATCGATGGGCAATAACGTGGCCCAATACCCTCGATTACGCCTGAATACATTGGGCTTCTGTCTAAACCACCACGAATAATTTCATGGGTTTTTTCATTGGTATGAGTGATCCAGCAAGAAATCTGCTTTGGATGATGACTGACATCACCCATAAACGACATCACAGGTAACGGAGAATCACCTTTTTGTTCAGTCATTTGAGAAAAATCGATCGTGTTTGCATCAATACGTGGCGGGGTACCAGTTTTTAAACGGCCCACACGGATCGGTAACTCACGTAAACGATTGGCTAAGGCAATGGCTGGTGGATCGCCTGCACGGCCACCGCTGTAGTTTTCTAACCCTATGTGGATTTTGCCGCTTAAGAATGTGCCTGTTGTTAACACAACGGCTGGAGATTCAAAGGCTAATCCCATTTGAGTCACTACACCAACGACTTGATGATTTTCAACAATTAAGTCATCAACGGCTTGTTGGAAAATACGTAAGTTAGGTTGGTTTTGTAATATGTTTTGGATTTTTTGACGATACAGCGCACGGTCAGCTTGTGCACGTGTCGCTCGTACTGCTGGGCCTTTGCTTGAATTCAAGGTTCTAAATTGGATCCCTGCATAATCGGTTGCGATCGCCATTGCACCACCTAAGGCGTCAATTTCTTTCACTAGGTGGCCTTTGCCTATGCCACCGATCGCTGGATTACATGACATTTGTCCTAACGTATCGATATTGTGCGTTAGTAATAATGTTTTTGATCCCATTCTTGCTGCTGCCAACGCGGCTTCAGTTCCGGCATGACCACCACCAACAACAATTACATCAAACCGTTCATGAAAATGCATGCCACTACCTTCAATTGCTAAGAGACTCAGTACGAGCCGAGTATTTTAGCATTTGCTTTGCCCTAGGTGAATGATCATTTTACGCTGTTCGATCGAGATGATCCGGACTAATAGATCTTAAGATCTTTATATAGATCTTCTTATTATGTTTACTATTAGGATCGAGTTTTTCTGTGCATAACCCAAATTCAGTATATAAATCATTAATTAGCGCGATCTTGATCCTGTGATCTGATCGCGATCTAACGCCATTAAACATGGGGATAGATCGCCTACTTATCCACAGGGTGGATCATTAAGCAGATCGGAGTGTGAATAGTACAGAGGTTGATCAGATCTAAATAATAGCTTATCCACATGTTTATACTTTTAATAAGTAAATTGTGGATAAATAGGATCTAAACTGTACATAGATCGCGACCTTATCCCATAGGCGATCTTAAATCTCCTGTTGCCATTGTGCTAACCATGCAAGGGCTGGGTCTTCTGGCACGGGATCAAGCTGAACATCGATCTGGATCTTATCCACAAAGGCTTTAGCATCGCAGTCTTGAATGGCTGAAATTAATTTTTCAGGGCCTTGGCAAAAGGTGTCGTAACTTGAGTCGCCAATTGCACATAAGGCAAAGTTCACTTGGCTGAGATCCGGTTTTTGCTCGGTAATTTCATTGAAAAAGGGCTGGATATTATCTGGAAGATCACCTGCGCCGTGGGTAGATGACACGATAATCCACAGTGCATGGGTGTCGATTTCACACAGAGTTGGGGTTAAATGCACTTGAACTTGGTGCCCTTGATCCGTTAATTGCGCCATCATTTCGTCGGCGACATACTCTGCACTGCCCAATGTTGTGCCGACTATTACTTCAATCTTTGCCATTTATGACGATACCTTTTATGGATAATCTCGCTGAAATACACTCGTTTACTGCCTTTTTGGGGCTGTATTCGGGCGCTAATACGGCTTCATCATAAGGTAAAACCAGGCTTGTCTCTATGAGATGCTGTGTAAATCTGGGATTTATACGGGTATAGCGAGAGGAGTTTAGGGAGGAATATAAGCAAGAATACGAGGTTTTAGTTAAAAGAAAGGCTTGTTGAGCACAACAAGCCTTTGCTAGAAAAGCAGTTCACATGTCGAGAATATTACTTCCCGATACAGAAAGAGCTGAAAATCTTGCCGAGTAAATCGTCAGAAGTGAAGCGGCCTGTGATCTCAGATAGTGCTAATTGGCACATACGCAGCTCTTCCGCCAGCAGCTCTCCGGCAAGGTAAACCTCTAACTGCTCTTTACCCAATTGCAGGTGTCCAGCGGCTAATTCCAGGGCTTCTAAATGACGACGACGGGCGATAAAGCCACCTTCGAGATTACTCTGATAACCCATAAGTGACTTCAAGTGTTGCTTTAATTCTTCAACACCTAAGCCTGTTTTAGCCGAGATCCGGTAGACGCTATAACCTTGTTCTTCGGTCATCATTAAGTCTTCGCCCGTGAGATCGGCTTTATTACGGATCACTGTTACACCTAAATTGGAGGGCAGGCGATCGACAAAGTCAGGCCAAATCGTATGGGGATCGACGGCGGCGGTTGTCGTGCCGTCCACCATAAATAGCACGCGATCGGCGCTGTTTATTTCATTCCATGCGCGTTCAATACCAATTTGTTCTACCGTATCTGTGGTATCACGCAGGCCAGCGGTATCAATAATGTGCAGCGGCATACCATCTAAATGGATATGTTCACGTAATACGTCGCGTGTTGTACCGGCTATTTCAGTCACAATGGCCGACTCTTTACCCGCTAACGCATTCAGTAAGCTCGATTTTCCGGCATTGGGACGACCGGCAATTACCACTTTCATCCCTTCACGAATAATAGAACCTTGCTTGGCACTAGCTTGCACTAGGTCGAGTTTGTCGATGATTTTATAGAGAGCATTGGCAATTTTGCCGTCACTTAAAAAGTCGACTTCTTCATCGGGGAAATCAATTGCGGCTTCAACGTATAAACGCAGGTTAGTGACTTGGTCCACCAGCTCGTGGACTTCCTTAGAAAATTCACCTTGTAGTGATTGCAGCGCGCTTTTAGCGGCTTGTTCACTGGTGGCGTCGATAAGGTCGGCAATGGCTTCGGCTTGGGTTAAGTCGAGTTTATCGTTCATAAAGGCTTGTTCGCTGAACTCACCTGGTTTTGCGATACGAATACCACCGACTTCCATTACACGTTTGATCAGCATGTCGAGGACAATTTGGCCGCCGTGGCCTTGAAGTTCCAAGACATCTTCGCCAGTAAAGGAATTCGGTCCTTTAAAAAACAGCGCTATGCCTTGGTCTATTACTTGGCCCGATGCACTCTTAAAATCGCAATAATCGGCATATCGGGTTTTAGGAAGATGACCTAATACGGCCATAGCGACATCACTGGCCTTGTCGCCTGAAATTCGAATGATGCCAACGCCGCCACGTCCGGGCGCGGTGGCTTGAGCCACGATAGTGTCAGTTGTCACGGAAATACCCACCAAACTAATATCTACTAAATCATGTAAAGGAAAAGGCGGCCAATTAAGCCGCCTTTTAGTGTCATTCGTTCACATTAATCTGTAACGATGCGCTAGAGTCTTGCAAATCTTAGGCTTATTTTAAGCCTTTTTTCGCCAGACCTGCATAAATAATCTTCTGTTGCGTGATAGCAACTATGTTACCCACTAACCAGTACAGTACTAGACCCGCTGGGAACCAGAGGAAGAATACGGTAAAGATCACTGGCATCCACTGCATCATTTTCACTTGCATTGGGTCCATAGTCGGTGCAATAGGTTGCATCTTCTGCATCACAAACATAGATACGCCCATCAGCAACGGTAATATGTAGTAAGGATCTTGTACCGATAAATCGTGGATCCACAGCATAAATGGTGCGTGACGTAATTCGAAGCTTTCTAACAATACCCAGTACAAGGCAATGAAGATTGGCATCTGTAAAATAATAGGTAAACAGCCACCCATAGGGTTAACTTTTTCTTTCTTATACAGTTCCATCATGGCCTGACCCATCTTTTGACGGTCATCACCAAAGCGTTCTTTCAAGTCAGTCAGTTTAGGTTGCAGGTTACGCATCTTCGCCATTGAGGTGTACTGCGCTTTTGTCAGCGGGAACAGTAAACCACGAACGGTTAAGGTGATCAGAATAATAGCCATACCCCAGTTACCGACGAATGATTGATAGAACATCAATAGCCAGTGAATAGGTACTGCTAACCACCATAGGAAGCCATAATCGACCACTAGGTTTAAGGTATCAGAGATGGCTGACAGTGCTTTTTGATCCTTAGGGCCAACGTAGAACTGTGAGCTAATTTCTTGAGTCGCACCTGGTGCAATATCATATACCGCGCCGCGGAAACCAATATTGGCTAAACCGCCCGCACTGACACTAGAGAAAATAGTGTTGCTGTCGGTAGCCGGTGGGATCCAAGCTGAAACGAAGTAATGTTGTAGCATGGCAGCCCAACCGCCCAACGTAGCTTGGTTCAGGTTGCTTTTCGCCATGTCATCAAATTTGTATTTCTCATAACGCACATCTTGCGTAGAGAATGCGCCACCACGGTAGGTAGGCATAACCATGCTGCTTTCAGACGGTTTAATCGTTTGTTTAATTTGACCGTACATCTGAACTTGCAGCGGAGCCGCTGAAGTATTGTTGATTTTATAGTCAACATCGACGTTGAACTTAC of the Shewanella baltica genome contains:
- the yidC gene encoding membrane protein insertase YidC encodes the protein MESQRNILLIGLLFVSFLLWQQWQADKAPKPVATESSLVANAANSHSADVPEADTGVPAAVTATSKLITVKTDQLDVQINPIGGDIVFAALVSHKMEQDKDQPFVLLEQTKDFTYIAQSGLIGRDGIDSSAKGRAAFSTAATEYTLAEGQDTLEVPLTYVADNGVTYTKVFVFHRGKFNVDVDYKINNTSAAPLQVQMYGQIKQTIKPSESSMVMPTYRGGAFSTQDVRYEKYKFDDMAKSNLNQATLGGWAAMLQHYFVSAWIPPATDSNTIFSSVSAGGLANIGFRGAVYDIAPGATQEISSQFYVGPKDQKALSAISDTLNLVVDYGFLWWLAVPIHWLLMFYQSFVGNWGMAIILITLTVRGLLFPLTKAQYTSMAKMRNLQPKLTDLKERFGDDRQKMGQAMMELYKKEKVNPMGGCLPIILQMPIFIALYWVLLESFELRHAPFMLWIHDLSVQDPYYILPLLMGVSMFVMQKMQPIAPTMDPMQVKMMQWMPVIFTVFFLWFPAGLVLYWLVGNIVAITQQKIIYAGLAKKGLK
- the mnmG gene encoding tRNA uridine-5-carboxymethylaminomethyl(34) synthesis enzyme MnmG → MHFHERFDVIVVGGGHAGTEAALAAARMGSKTLLLTHNIDTLGQMSCNPAIGGIGKGHLVKEIDALGGAMAIATDYAGIQFRTLNSSKGPAVRATRAQADRALYRQKIQNILQNQPNLRIFQQAVDDLIVENHQVVGVVTQMGLAFESPAVVLTTGTFLSGKIHIGLENYSGGRAGDPPAIALANRLRELPIRVGRLKTGTPPRIDANTIDFSQMTEQKGDSPLPVMSFMGDVSHHPKQISCWITHTNEKTHEIIRGGLDRSPMYSGVIEGIGPRYCPSIEDKIHRFADKSSHQIFIEPEGLNTNEIYPNGISTSLPFDVQLNLVRSIKGMENAEIMRPGYAIEYDYFDPRDLKNSLETKAINGLFFAGQINGTTGYEEAGAQGLLAGMNASLQVQGKEAWCPRRDEAYLGVLVDDLSTLGTKEPYRMFTSRAEYRLLLREDNADIRLTAKGRELGLVDDARWAAFSEKLESIELELQRLRCQWVHPNSPLIHALNPHLNTPISREASFEELLRRPEMDYSKLMQIEGFGPGLEDPQAAEQVQIQVKYSGYIQRQQEEINKAVRNENTGLPLTLDYKEVPGLSNEVIAKLNNHKPETIGQASRISGITPAAISILLVHLKKRGLLRKSA
- the mioC gene encoding FMN-binding protein MioC, with translation MAKIEVIVGTTLGSAEYVADEMMAQLTDQGHQVQVHLTPTLCEIDTHALWIIVSSTHGAGDLPDNIQPFFNEITEQKPDLSQVNFALCAIGDSSYDTFCQGPEKLISAIQDCDAKAFVDKIQIDVQLDPVPEDPALAWLAQWQQEI
- the mnmE gene encoding tRNA uridine-5-carboxymethylaminomethyl(34) synthesis GTPase MnmE; the protein is MTTDTIVAQATAPGRGGVGIIRISGDKASDVAMAVLGHLPKTRYADYCDFKSASGQVIDQGIALFFKGPNSFTGEDVLELQGHGGQIVLDMLIKRVMEVGGIRIAKPGEFSEQAFMNDKLDLTQAEAIADLIDATSEQAAKSALQSLQGEFSKEVHELVDQVTNLRLYVEAAIDFPDEEVDFLSDGKIANALYKIIDKLDLVQASAKQGSIIREGMKVVIAGRPNAGKSSLLNALAGKESAIVTEIAGTTRDVLREHIHLDGMPLHIIDTAGLRDTTDTVEQIGIERAWNEINSADRVLFMVDGTTTAAVDPHTIWPDFVDRLPSNLGVTVIRNKADLTGEDLMMTEEQGYSVYRISAKTGLGVEELKQHLKSLMGYQSNLEGGFIARRRHLEALELAAGHLQLGKEQLEVYLAGELLAEELRMCQLALSEITGRFTSDDLLGKIFSSFCIGK
- the rsmG gene encoding 16S rRNA (guanine(527)-N(7))-methyltransferase RsmG encodes the protein MLSAQLEAYLAEINLPATAEQKKQLIDFVGMLNKWNKAYNLTSVRDPEAMLIRHIMDSLVVSKHLQGERFIDVGTGPGLPGIPLAIMNPDKQFVLLDSLGKRIRFQKQVSFELGIHNISSVESRVEAYQPEQKFDGVLSRAFASIQDMLTWCHHLPAEHGQFYALKGQLNDEEMQHIPSGFAVKEVIELKVPKLDEQRNLLKIIKELQA